Proteins found in one Plasmodium knowlesi strain H genome assembly, chromosome: 12 genomic segment:
- a CDS encoding dynactin subunit 2, putative: MNKVGSTNSGVEGEEKDGNDGSDKGDHNTGDEHSAKSEQSGENVLREKTQQNCSEKESEEGTPNDAPNDVPNDVPNDAPKDVDNSHGEEELKLSRAESDTIEKSREEPNAQGSKISTTSVDEEKEEHEINIIASTGDDYTVHEKPPSIVRGESEKDRGKKIRHKSFKRNDTYNEAKKGEINSSRNKKIMKENLKVDMRDFFFTSQEKDVYEYIPDTSNYAICHNEANELYKDVVTMNKHFLDEINVNIYSSPLDTYLSSMLAAVKEDSKQREVNPLFRANSKSENSNNNNNLSDEKKKKEQSDILDESPMNKPLYSYEFYKNKIFKHYHNNGLVIEVDPAKLKYNNSTQYEYDQKVSTNLDDPLSYLQKLKCEVEDITTYINDLANRKREAYDPDNPYEKLNEDVTEHEQIVKKIMHNREPPEILLELFSLKNDIDDMINDDNLRTLLKSEKAEKMASKQGDTTSLDNCKREVVRDILNRLQNWDDVYPKKGEPTDEKNIQKDTRGNSFPKQVNIYTLQNGKEKEIQTAHLLTLERKIADIEKALGIDKMAMLPYDDLNHAILDLYNKLSLLDSIKLESVKKKMQNLQSEFLNLKKFKKDLLNISKDRGNYEESIDELFKILDLWKKTHHIIPNVLARLHQLKRVHDNAQSFSSRLDDLEKQQSKLDETLSLAEQNIKLINSKIDQNVHFLQDTLRKMESEGGSFSNNE; this comes from the exons atgaataAAGTGGGGAGCACCAACTCGGGagtagagggggaagaaaaagacggAAATGATGGCAGCGACAAAGGTGACCACAACACTGGGGACGAGCATAGTGCGAAAAGTGAACAATCTGGGGAAAATGTCTTACGTGAAAAGACTCAGCAGAATTGTTCCGAGAAGGAATCCGAAGAAGGCACCCCAAATGATGCCCCAAATGATGTCCCAAATGATGTCCCAAATGATGCCCCAAAGGATGTGGACAACTCGCACGGAGAAGAAGAACTAAAGCTAAGTCGAGCAGAAAGCGACACCATCGAAAAAAGCAGAGAAGAACCAAATGCGCAAGGTAGCAAAATATCCACAACGTCAGTagacgaggaaaaagaagaacacgAAATAAACATTATTGCAAGTACGGGCGATGATTATACAGTTCATGAGAAGCCACCAAGCATTGTGAGGGGAGAAAGCGAAAAagatagaggaaaaaaaataagacaCAAGAGCTTTAAAAGAAACGATACATATAACGAAGcaaagaagggagaaataaaCTCTagcagaaacaaaaaaataatgaaagaaaatttaaaagtagATATGCgggatttcttttttacctccCAGGAGAAGGATGTCTACGAATATATTCCAGACACGTCGAACTACGCCATATGTCATAATGAAGCAAATGAGTTGTATAAAGATGTTGTCACCATGAATAAGCATTTTCTGGACGAAATAAATGTTAACATATATTCTTCCCCTCTGGACACCTACTTATCGAGCATGCTAGCCGCCGTAAAGGAGGACTCAAAGCAGAGGGAAGTAAATCCTCTATTTCGGGCGAATTCAAAAAGCGAAAATAGcaataacaataacaacttatcagatgaaaaaaaaaaaaaagaacagagcGACATCCTGGATGAAAGTCCCATGAATAAACCGCTATATTCTTACgagttttataaaaataaaatttttaagcaTTATCATAATAACGGTTTAGTCATCGAAGTAGATCCTGCAAAATTGAAATATAACAACTCCACGCAGTATGAATATGATCAGAAGGTGTCGACTAATTTAGATGACCCCCTGtcttatttacaaaaattaaaatgcgAAGTGGAAGACATAACTACCTACATTAATGATTTAGCTAATAGAAAGAGAGAAGCATACGACCCCGATAATCCATACGAAAAATTAAACGAAGATGTAACAGAGCATGAACAAATTGTTAAGAAAATTATGCATAACCGTGAGCCACCTGAAATATTGCTGGAACTTTTTTCACTAAAAAATGACATCGATGATATGATAAATGATGACAATTTGAGAACACTACTGAAATCGGAGAAGGCGGAGAAAATGGCGTCCAAACAGGGGGATACTACTTCTCTTGATAATTGTAAGAGAGAAGTGGTCAGAGATATCCTCAACCGGCTACAGAACTGGGATGATGTTTACccgaaaaaaggagaaccaACTGATGAAAAGAACATCCAAAAGGACACACGGGGGAACTCTTTTCCAAAGCAAGTGAACATTTACACcctacaaaatgggaaagagaaggaaattcaAACTGCTCACCTACTAACgctagaaagaaaaattgcagATATTGAAAAGGCCTTAGGGATAGATAAAATGGCCATGCTTCCATATGATGATCTGAACCACGCCATACTGGATTTATACAATAAATTAAGCCTGCTAGATTCCATCAAATTAGAGagtgtgaagaaaaaaatgcaaaacctgcaatctgaatttttaaacttaaaaaaattcaaaaaagaTCTTTTGAACATTTCCAAAGATCGAGGAAATTATGAAGAATCCATTGAtgaactttttaaaatcttAGATCTCTGGAAGAAGACTCACCATATAATTCCAAACGTGTTGGCAAGGCTTCACCAACTGAAACGGGTGCATGACAACGCGCAGTCCTTCTCTTCCAGGCTCGACG ATTTGGAAAAGCAGCAAAGCAAGCTAGACGAAACACTCAGCCTGGCTGAGCAGAACATCAAACTGATCAACTCCAAGATTGACCAGAATGTCCATTTCCTGCAAGACACGTTAAGGAAGATGGAATCTGAGGGGGGTTCCTTCTCGAATAACGAGTAA
- a CDS encoding kinetochore protein SPC25, putative: MEDVINNSDVKRAMQQQLNQMVEENEKQYNDLISYIENEKKQIEIMKNKTREKKSSINRITHEIEANTVLVTELKESVMEEEKKLDEYPKLIEEINEQLNLILKNFDSSKLEYNTVKLHKEYIQNEWKRKLGTLYNLLGFEIILQDDKIVIEFSNIQPGDPQKKYRATVALHNGTYEAIETAPRLNKFDDYVNGLNKGLPFTTFCCLLRKSFKELK; encoded by the exons ATGGAGGATGTGATTAACAACAGCGATGTAAAGCGGGCCATGCAGCAACAGCTGAATCAAATGGtggaagaaaacgaaaagcAGTACAACGACTTAATATCATATAtcgaaaatgagaaaa AACAAATTGAAATcatgaaaaacaaaacgagggagaagaaaagttCAATAAACAGGATAACCCACG AAATCGAAGCCAATACCGTCCTGGTCACAGAACTGAAGGAAAGCGTAATG gaggaggagaaaaaactggACGAATACCCCAAGCTGATTGAAGAAATTAACGAACAGCtgaatttaattttaaaaaatttcgacTCCTCTAAGTTGG AGTACAACACGGTCAAGCTTCACAAGGAGTATATTCAAAATgagtggaaaagaaaattgggCACCCTTTACAATCTTCTCGGATTTGAAATAATATTACAAG ATGACAAAATAGTAATCGAATTTTCTAATATTCAACCCGGGGATCCACAGAAGAAATATCGAGCCACCGTCGCTTTGCACAACGGGACCTACGAAG CTATCGAAACCGCCCCGAGACTGAACAAATTTGACGATTATGTAAACGGCCTAAATAAGGGGCTGCCCTTCACAACCTTCTGCTGCTTACTCAGAAAGTCATTCaaagaattaaaataa
- a CDS encoding isocitrate dehydrogenase [NADP], mitochondrial, putative: MGGRTQLWRNPWIQNTTRRNASKSAAFNICGKVKVQNPVVELDGDEMTKIIWKDIKEKLILPYLDLNIKYFDLSIENRDKTNDQVTLEAAEEIKKSSVGIKCATITPDAARVKEFNLKQMWKSPNGTIRNILDGTVFRAPILIKNIPRLIPNWKKPIIIGRHAYADQYKQKSLKIDKSGKFEIVFTPDDKSEVMREEIFHFKSPGVCLGMYNTEESITNFALSCFQYALDLKMPVYMSTKSTILKIYDGLFMEIFQKIYDEKFRTLFEKNNLWYEHKLIDDMVAQVLKSEGGFVWACKNYDGDIQSDAVAQGYGSLGLMSSILMCPDGVTCVSEAAHGTVTRHYRCHQRGEKTSTNPIASIFAWTRGLQHRAKLDKNQPLQLFCYALESACIETVEDGLMPKDLAACIKGLKNVTEKDYLFTDDFINAINEKLKLKLLANQAKNEAQAATTTKLQNENWNNYAPQEHSS; the protein is encoded by the coding sequence atgggaggaagAACGCAGCTGTGGAGAAACCCCTGGATCCAAAATACCACCAGGCGAAATGCGAGTAAAAGCGCGGCCTTCAACATCTGCGGGAAGGTGAAGGTCCAAAACCCAGTAGTGGAGTTAGACGGAGATGAAATGacaaaaattatttggaAGGATATCAAGGAGAAACTAATCCTTCCGTACTTGGACCTAAACATAAAATACTTCGATTTGTCCATCGAAAATCGAGATAAAACTAATGACCAGGTAACACTAGAAGCagcagaagaaataaagaaatcgTCCGTAGGAATTAAATGTGCAACAATTACACCAGATGCAGCTAGGGTTAAagaatttaatttaaaacaAATGTGGAAAAGCCCAAACGGAACCATTAGAAACATACTAGATGGCACAGTATTCAGAGCACctattttgataaaaaatatcccGAGGTTAATTCCCAACTGGAAAAAGCCAATAATTATAGGAAGGCATGCTTATGCTGATCAGTACAAGCAAAAATCCttaaaaattgataaaagtGGAAAGTTTGAAATAGTTTTTACACCAGATGATAAATCTGAAGTTATGAGAGAAgaaattttccactttaAATCACCGGGGGTTTGTCTCGGAATGTACAACACGGAGGAATCCATCACAAACTTCGCTCTCTCGTGCTTTCAGTATGCACTAGATTTAAAGATGCCTGTTTATATGAGTACGAAAAGTACTATACTCAAAATATACGATGGGCTATTTATGGAGATTTTCCAGAAAATTTATGACGAGAAATTTCGCACTTTATTTGAGAAGAACAACTTATGGTATGAACACAAGCTCATCGATGACATGGTTGCTCAAGTATTAAAATCAGAAGGAGGATTTGTATGGGCTTGTAAAAATTACGATGGAGATATTCAATCCGATGCAGTTGCACAAGGCTATGGAAGCCTAGGTCTAATGAGCTCCATCCTAATGTGTCCAGATGGAGTTACTTGCGTCTCAGAAGCAGCACATGGAACCGTTACACGTCATTATCGATGCCAtcaaagaggagaaaaaacgtCCACCAACCCTATTGCTTCTATCTTTGCCTGGACAAGGGGATTACAACATAGAGCCAAGTTAGACAAGAATCAGCCTCTCCAACTATTCTGTTATGCTCTAGAAAGTGCATGCATAGAAACTGTAGAGGATGGCCTAATGCCTAAGGACCTTGCTGCCTGTATAAAGGGGCTTAAAAATGTTACAGAAAAGGATTACCTCTTCACGGATGATTTCATTAATGCCATTAATGAGAAACTGAAGTTGAAGCTCCTCGCTAATCAGGCGAAAAATGAAGCTCAGGCAGCCACCACCACCAAACTGCAGAACGAAAACTGGAACAATTATGCCCCACAGGAGCATTCCTCATGA
- a CDS encoding inner membrane complex protein, putative: MFPDPSHNYEKLNKVEKSFDETNDTVPGSVSRLYTIDGYTSESIGIPQTQYKEYYNYPNAIVQEYEHKSNTPSMTFGCPGNPFSCKPPNSKVFIRRVENKKRKVCNKKCTSLNSSFSQDLNPYVVYPSNSINENNMGEFSYTMPLSDTDKNAPFGGKYVADKNNRLTYAYLSDDLNYSLNGQFMNLGNTYMNVPLCVRESFQNNGLCNFTNGFYPLHRGGELQLNKGLLQDMDMTCHITPKDVVRYIHNFIKYIFKVIKLAFAKIKRDLNTKEIYFDPTIPPVHEMDIDCEVCRKKYGDILMDNRQRDCISFFEGIDESRNIFNRIWDIINNWLDGKDTNKMDLFKDKEKIKEMIQQNSKEFEEVYYKLRNFPKDENGKIELPQFSNFEKNSVVLM, encoded by the exons ATGTTTCCGGACCCGTCGCACAACTatgaaaaattgaacaaggtggaaaaaagttTTGATGAAACAAATGACACAGTGCCTGGGAGCGTAAGTAGACTGTATACCATAGATGGCTACACGAGCGAAAGCATAGGAATTCCACAGACACAGTACAAGGAATATTATAACTACCCAAATGCCATAGTTCAAGAATATGAGCATAAGAGTAACACTCCGTCGATGACCTTCGGGTGTCCAGGAAATCCATTCAGTTGTAAGCCCCCCAATTCAAAGGTATTTATTCGAAGagtagaaaataaaaaacggaaagtgtgcaataaaaaatgcacttCCTTGAATAGCTCCTTTTCTCAAGACCTTAATCCATATGTTGTGTATCCAAGTAATTCCATTAATGAAAATAACATGGGGGAGTTCAGTTATACTATGCCCCTTAGTGATACAGATAAGAATGCCCcttttggaggaaaatatgTAGCTGACAAGAACAACAGATTGACGTATGCCTATCTGTCAGATGACCTGAACTATTCGCTGAATGGTCAATTCATGAATCTTGGCAACACCTACATGAATGTTCCGCTGTGTGTGCGAGAGTCTTTCCAGAATAACGGCTTGTGCAACTTTACCAACGGATTTTATCCCTTGCACCGG GGCGGCGAACTTCAACTAAACAAGGGCCTTCTCCAAGATATGGATATGACATGCCACATAACCCCCAAGGATGTGGTCAGATATATCCATAATTTCATaaagtacatttttaaagtcATCAAATTagcttttgcaaaaataaaaagggatcTGAACACTAAGGAAATTTACTTCGACCCGACCATACCACCTGTGCACGAAATGGACATTGATTGTGAAGTGTGCAGAAAAAAGTATGGTgatattttaatggacaaccGTCAAAGAGATTGCATAAGCTTCTTCGAAGGGATTGATGAGTCTCGTAATATTTTCAACAGAATATGGGATATCATAAACAACTGGCTAGATGGTAAGGACACTAATAAAATGGACTTATTcaaagataaagaaaagatCAAGGAGATGATCCAACAAAACAGCAAAGAGTTTGAGGAGGTGTACTACAAACTCAGGAATTTTCCCAAGGACGAGAATGGGAAAATTGAGTTGCCCCAATTTAGCAACTTTGAAAAGAACAGTGTGGTGTTGATGTGA